The genomic interval GCGGTGTAGGCGACGACGGCCTTGCGGTTCTTCTCCCGGGCGGCCTGCGCGATCTCCGCGGCCTCCTCGTCGGAACCGTGCGCCAGGGCCCAGGAGCGCAGGGCCGCGGCGGGCGTGGTCTCGGAGCCCGGGCCGTGGGCGAGCGGCTGGCCGTTGCTGCCCCGGTCGCGGCGGGCGAGCGCGATGCGGTCGGCGGTCGCGGCGTCGATGTCGGCGACGTCCACCGTGCCGTCGGCGAGGGCCTCGGTGCGGTCCTCGGGGGCGACGGCCCGGAAGACGAGGGTGTCCAGCTTGGCCTTGTCGCCCCACCAGCGCGGACTGCGGGCCAGCGTGACGGTGCCCTTGGCCTTGCTGACCCCGCGCAGGACGAACGGCCCGGCGGTGTTCTTCAGGGTGGTGCGCGCGCCGTCGTTGAAGGCGTCCGGCGAGCCGGTGACCTCCTTCGGGTAGAGCGGCGAGAAGAGCGAGCGCCAGTCCGCGTACGGCTTGGAGAACGTGACCCGCACCTGGAGGTCGTCCGCGCCCCGCTCGATCTTCTCGATCCGCTCGTATCCGGAGTTGCGGGCGGTCCAGAAAGCGGAGTCCTTGCCCCGGAGCGCGCGCCACTGGGCGACGAAGTCGGGGGCCCCGATCTCCCGCCCGTCGCTCCACACCGCCTGCTGGTTGAGCTTGTAGAGCACGACCTGCTTCGGCTCGCGCTCGATGATCTTCGCGGACTCCAGGTAGTCCGGGTTGAGCTTCGGCTGCCCGGACCTGTCCATCGGGAAGAGCGTCGGGAGCAGGGCTCCGGTGATCCGGGTGGTGGCGCTGTCCGCGTCGGCCTGGAAGACGTTGAAGGTGGCGGGCAGCGCGTCGACCGCCCAGTTCACCGTCGAACCGTCGGCGACCGCCTGACGGGCGGTGGGCGCGATGTCCTGGGGCACGCCCCGGGAGGTCTCCTCGCTGGCGGAGGTGCAGCCGGCCAGCACGGGGATCGTGAGCACCCCCGTCGTGAGGAGCGCGAGTGATCGACGCTTTCGAACCGTCCCGCGCGGGACGCCGACGTGGGACATGGCTGATACCTCCGGGGCCGGCCCGGACCACCCCGTACCGGAATGGACCGGATAGTGCGTATGTGGTGGCATTTGCAGTTGATCACACTGATTCCTTCCACCCACTGAAACGCCCCCTCGCGCGAGGGGGCGCAGACACGGCGGGCGGCGGGCGCAAGCTCACCCGGCCGGAGGAACGTTTCGCTCCCGCGGGTCGCGCGGCACCCTGCGCACGCTCGGCGCGACTGCGGACGGCCTTGCTCCCCCTGCGGCCCACGCTCTAGGGTGAATGCGCTTTCACGGGCTTCGTGATCGCATCGGCAGGCGAGCAGGCCGCCGGCCCGGTATCAGCACACGCGCCAGGCGCGGCGCTACGGAAGAAGAAGCGGACGGTCGGTCGAGTGAGCGCCCCCACGGTGTACGACGTCGCCGAGCGGTCGGGCGTCTCCATTGCCACGGTCTCCCGGGTCTACCGGAACCCCGATTCCGTACGCGCCCAGACCCGCGAGAAGGTCATGGAGGCGGCCCGCGAACTGGGGTACGTACCGTCCGGCAGCGCCCGGGGCCTGGCCAGCCGGACGACCGGCGTGCTCGGGCTCTGCTTCCCCGACTACGCGGACCCGGACGCCGAGACCGCCGCGGCGGCGAGCGACGCGGACGACGACCAGGCCGTCATGCTCTACTCCGACCAGATCATCCGGGGCATGGAACGGGCGGCCCGCCGGCACGGCTACGCCCTGCTGATCGCCGCCTCGCTGGACGGCGGGCCGGAGAGCCTGGTGGCGAAGGTCGCGGGGCGGGTCGACGGGTTCGCCGTACTGGCGCGGACCGTTCCGACCGAGGACCTGGAGGTGATATCGCGCCGGCTGCCCGTGGTGATGCTCGCCGGGCCGCGCGAGATCGACCACCTGGACCACATCGTGGTGGCCAACGCCGAGGGCGAACGGGAACTGACCCGCCACCTCATCGAGGACCACGGGCTGCGCAGGCTGGCGTTCATCGGCAGCGAGGAGAACTCACCGGACGCCGAGGCCCGGTTCCGGGGGTTCCAGGAGGGGTGCCGGGACGCGGGCCTTCCGGTGCCCTCCCGGCCGGAGCTGCGCGCCGGGATGATGACGCAGGCGGAGGGCGCGCTGGCGGCGGGCACTCTGCTGGACCGGTCGGAGGGTACGGGGGTGGAGCGGCCGGAGGCGATGCTGTTCGCCAACGACCAGATGGCGGTCGGCGCGCTCCAGGCGCTGGAGCGGCGGGACGTGCGGGTGCCCGAGGACATTGCCGTGACCGGGTTCGACGGGATTCCGCTGAGCCGGATCGTCCGCCCGCCCCTGACGACCGTCCGGCAGCCGATCCGGCAGCTGGGCGAGCAGGCGGTGGAACTGCTGGTGCAGCGCCTGGCGGACCCGGGCCGCGCCCCGGTCTCGCTGGAGCTGCCGGTCTCCGTGACCCGCCGCGCGAGCTGCGGCTGCGGCTGAGCCGCCCGGCAGCCCCGCAGGCGCCGCGCCCGGGGCGGGCGGCCGGGATCGAGCAGGTACTCAGCGGCTCCGCACGGCATGCCTGAGCGTCAGGGCCAGAACAGCTTGACCTCGTCCGACGCCTGGCGCGCGCCAGGCACCACCGGCTCGACCACTGTGTACCCAAGGCTGCGCAGAACCTGGGCGGCCGAGTCAGGGGCATCCCTGACTGCCGTCTTCAGCTGCATCAGCCGCCAACTGCGCAGATGTTCATCGATCACGGCCTTCCAGCCGTCGACCGTGTCGATCGCGAACTCCCGCTTCAGGAAAAGCAACACGTCCTCCAGCGCCGGGCGCATCCTGTGCCCGCCAACCGGCAAGTGCAACTCCGCCAAGCGCGGGAGCCTGTTGAACTTCTGCTTCGGACGCCCCTTCACCGCCAGCCGCAAAAGGTATGCGACCTCATCGCGATGCGCGTGCACCTGCACGTGAGCGCCCGGCGGCTCCTTGCTCCGCCGCACGTATTCAAAGCGAAACAACGGGTCGGGGCTCCCGGCGTAGAAGACGTGCACGTCGGCCTGGTCGGTAGCCATGAACGTGCTGGACCCGTCCCAACAGCAGGAGAACCGGACCATGAGGCTGAGACGCTGCTCCCCACCGATACTGACCGGGATGCGCTGAAGAACTTCGTCCTCCCGTATCGGCGAGACCCTGATCTTGGAACCCGTGTTGATTGCATGAAAACGCGGGGTGTCCTCGCCGAGGACACCCCGCGTCAGGGCAGTCAGTTGGTCAGCGAAATCCGCCGCCGACACGTCGAGGGCCTTGGCCTCTTCAGCAGTCACCTTCGAGAAGGTAGTCGAGACCTTCGATCGTGTGCCACACGTCCAGCTCGTTCATGCTGAGGCTGTAGGTGGCAGCACGTTCCGCGAGCTCGTCGTAGGTCATGTTCACGCTGGCCAACAGTTGCTCACGCTGGGCCTCAAGCTCGCTGCGCGTCCTATGGATCACAGTCGGCATAACTCGCTCCCTGGGTTCGATGGCCTCAGTCAAGCAGGGACCACTGACAGCTGTGCTGTCTCTCTGGGGCAAAGTCACCCACAAGAGCCGAACTTTCCGCAACCCGTAACCCCTGCCGTCCGCAATGTGAGGGCGGGACGCTGCTCGGAGCTGCGGGGCGCTCCGGCAGGCGACTGCGCCGCCATACCTGGCACGAAGACACGACACGGCCCTCATGGTCGGGGCCCCCGCTGACGGCCGTCATCGGACGACGCACCAGCCCATGAGTCAGCCGGGCCCGCCGGGCGACCGGGCGACCGGGTCCTCAGGCCACCGGATCAGGCCCCGCCGTCAGCCGCTCCCC from Streptomyces sp. CA-278952 carries:
- a CDS encoding LacI family DNA-binding transcriptional regulator, producing MSAPTVYDVAERSGVSIATVSRVYRNPDSVRAQTREKVMEAARELGYVPSGSARGLASRTTGVLGLCFPDYADPDAETAAAASDADDDQAVMLYSDQIIRGMERAARRHGYALLIAASLDGGPESLVAKVAGRVDGFAVLARTVPTEDLEVISRRLPVVMLAGPREIDHLDHIVVANAEGERELTRHLIEDHGLRRLAFIGSEENSPDAEARFRGFQEGCRDAGLPVPSRPELRAGMMTQAEGALAAGTLLDRSEGTGVERPEAMLFANDQMAVGALQALERRDVRVPEDIAVTGFDGIPLSRIVRPPLTTVRQPIRQLGEQAVELLVQRLADPGRAPVSLELPVSVTRRASCGCG